ACTGAATTGATGCATTCCACTAGATTCGTTGTCATGTGACCCCATCGGTATCCACCATCAAACGCCAATGCGTACTGTTCGCGAGGAATTCGGTTTAACCAGTTGGTATACGCTTCCCCTCGTTCCCGTAATCGCTGGTAACGCACTTCATACTCCCGCACCGTCCTGGAATATCCTAGaggaaagcaaaaaaaaaaaatataaaactcaaaaacaaatattaatatttaactaCTGTTAATAAGTTACTTAAATTTAGTAAATTATTACCAATGTTGACGACCAATTTTTGGAGGTACGGTGCCTTGAATTTCCGCAGAAAATTCGACTCTATATGCCTGATGCAGAACATATGAAAAGCTCTAGGAGGTGACCAGGCGCCGTTACTCCGTTCCACAGCTGCATTGATGGATTCATGTCGGTCGGATATCAGTCCCACACCATCTCGAGTGACAACATGTTGACGTAAGTTACTAAGGAAAAAGTGCCACGCATCAGAAGTCTCTCCCTCGACAATAGCAAACGCAATTGGGACGATGTTGTTGTTGCCATCCTGTGAAACTGCGACTAGGAGACAACCCTTATACTTCCCGTACAAGTGAGTCCCATCCACCTGGACAACTGGCTTACAATGTCTGAATGCCCTGATACAGGGGTAATAACTCCAAAATACTCTATGCAGTACCCGAATATGACCAACCAAGTCATCGCCTTGGTATGCAGGCATAGTCTCAAAATGGACAACAGCTGATGGCTCCTTATGACACATGGCCTGAAACCATATAGGCAACGCTTCGTACGATGCCTCCCAacctccaaatattttttctactgCCCTTTGCTTAGCCAACCATGCTTTCCGATAGCTAACAGTATAGTTAAACTTCGATTGCACTTCTGCTATAACAGACTTTACCTTTAAGGAGGGATCAGCCTCAACCAATGGCTTTATTGCTTCTGCAATTGTGATGGAGTCCAGCTTCGCATGATCCTGTGAAATGGTGGCTCTGGTACAAGTGTGACTACCATTATACCTCCTTATAACCCAACAATACTTCCTGCTGATCAAGCTTACCCTAATAAGCCAATCACATCCTGACCCATACTGTGTACACTTGGCATAAAATGTCAAAGGCTCAGACTCATACACCCGGTAATCTACGCTTCGTCGTATGGTATACTCTTTTATTGCCTTAATAACAGCTTCCCGGGAACTAAACTCCATCCCAACAGCAAATTCACCATCTGCGACAAAAGGAACTTCTGCCAGGACACCAAGCATGggaaaaatttcaataaatacatatatatttcaAAACCATACTAAATCAATATTAACTGCATCAAGTATGACATAAATCCGACCCTaacgtaaataataataaaatattaaattctatgTTCTATATTCGTTTAAAATAACGTTATATGTTTCAACCATTACTGAACACATATGttgacatttatttttttaaattcctactattttttaatttttttttacataggATCAGCTCAACCGGTTCAATGTCTAACACATACATGACATCAACGCATGCGTAAATAATgggtaataaataataattcattcataaataattcaacaaataaataaaaaagacaattattttttattaacgtaCCTGCAGTCATATATTCCGGAAACTCCGGAACATGCATGGCTTCCAAGTCCAGAACTCGCATGAATGAAGGCTTCCCAAACGGCATATCGTTTGCGAGTGCATCTGCCACCTCTGTCACATCTGGATCCATATTTCCCTCACCATGAACTTCATCTCCATCTGCACCAACACATTCGTAGTTGCTTTCGAACTCTTCTTCACTGTCACTATTATAATCTTCCCGTAGAATGTTTCGGTCTGCCTCagattgttcaaactcaacatacaactcGATATACGAGATCTGCGCCCGGTtttcaatatacattgaaaacatctcCTGCATGCTCGCTTCGTCCGTCACATATCTTGTTTGAAATTGGACAAACCCACCAAATACCGGTACGTGATATCTGTATAGAACACAGGATATTTTTTTTGCCCTCTCAGAATCAATCTTTTCACAGATCAAACCTTTCAGTTCTTCAAAGGAAATGATAAAAGGAATAACAACATCTACtggattttcacaaataaattttaccCCTTCAGATGTTTCTAATAAAATTTGACCAAAATAATACACCTTTATTAGTACTCTATCACTCATTTCTCCtactcacaaaaaaaaaacataacacTAACTACACACTTCTTTGattttgaaggagaagaagagggaTAACCTAACACTAACTCGTTGCACTTTTATATAGACTCTATTCTCAACTCGGACCGTCCGGCTTGGTTAACttcattcaaaaatatattccaCAACCAAATCGGACCATGCGTTTTCGTCAACCGGTTCGACCATCCCTAGCCAAAACGGACGGTCCGACTCCATCAACTACACGCAAATCGGACCGTGCGTCTTCTCTTCCCCCAGCCATCTCGCAGGGTCCGATTCCTCAGCAACTAAACACTTTCCCTCCCCaccacaaatcggaccgtccgtcTCCCACTTTTACAACTTAAAAACCCAGAACTCAGACCGTCCGAGAACCCCTTTATAAAGCTGCCAAAACTCTGCCCCACATACATGTCTAACCCACCTTAACTCCATATCAATGC
The genomic region above belongs to Arachis duranensis cultivar V14167 chromosome 3, aradu.V14167.gnm2.J7QH, whole genome shotgun sequence and contains:
- the LOC107479070 gene encoding uncharacterized protein LOC107479070, with translation MSDRVLIKVYYFGQILLETSEGVKFICENPVDVVIPFIISFEELKGLICEKIDSERAKKISCVLYRYHVPVFGGFVQFQTRYVTDEASMQEMFSMYIENRAQISYIELYVEFEQSEADRNILREDYNSDSEEEFESNYECVGADGDEVHGEGNMDPDVTEVADALANDMPFGKPSFMRVLDLEAMHVPEFPEYMTAEVPFVADGEFAVGMEFSSREAVIKAIKEYTIRRSVDYRVYESEPLTFYAKCTQYGSGCDWLIRVSLISRKYCWVIRRYNGSHTCTRATISQDHAKLDSITIAEAIKPLVEADPSLKVKSVIAEVQSKFNYTVSYRKAWLAKQRAVEKIFGGWEASYEALPIWFQAMCHKEPSAVVHFETMPAYQGDDLVGHIRVLHRVFWSYYPCIRAFRHCKPVVQVDGTHLYGKYKGCLLVAVSQDGNNNIVPIAFAIVEGETSDAWHFFLSNLRQHVVTRDGVGLISDRHESINAAVERSI